GGGCTGGTAGGCGAGGGACGTTTCTCCGAAGCCCTGCACCCAGACCTGTACGGCGTCGTAGCCGGCCCGCGCGGCGCGGTCGACGTCCTCGGGCGAGCGCATCAGGGGGCAGATCACCCGGCAGTCCGGGTTCTCGCCCTTCACCAGGTCGACCTCGGCCTTGAGCAGGGCGTCCTCGCGGCCGCCGGGCCCGGCGGTGACGATCTCGGGGACCCCGGCGGCCACCAGCCGCCGTAGGAAGGCGTGTTTGGCCCCGGTGGAGGCCACGACGCCAGGCAGGGTCTCCACCGAGCGCAGGGTCGCGTCCCGCAGCCGCACGGCGGATGGTAACGGACCCACCACGTCCGTACGGCGGTTGAGCGGGCTGACGGACCAGCGGCCGGGTTCGTGGGCGCCGGGCGCACGCCGGGCACGGAGTTCGGCGCGGAACCGGGCGAGCTCCTCCGGAGCGAAGACGGGGGGTTTCTCCAAGGCGTCCTCCTGGTGGGCGTCCTCTTGGCGGGCGTCCGTCCTGATGCGGGCTCTTCGACACCATCCAAGGTGTCTGTCGACAGAGTTGGCAAGAGTGTGACAGCGAATCCCTTGTTTCGGTCTCCGTGTTTACTTTGTGTCGACACTTGGCTAAGACTGTCGGCAGGTTCGATCCCCGACCGAGGGAGTCTCCTGTGCTCCGAGACACGCCAGAACCCCACCCCGATCCCCACCCCCGTCCGCATTCCGACCCCCGTCCCGGCCGGCTCGCCGGAAAGGTCGCCGTCATCGGCGGCGCCGGCAGCGTCGGTCCCGGCTGGGGCAACGGACGGGCCGCCGCCGTGCTCTTCGCCCGTGAGGGCGCCGCCGTGTATCTGACCGACCGCGACAAGGACGCGCTGGAGGTCACCGCCGAGCAGGTCCGCGCCGAGGGCGGCGCCGTCCGCACGGATCTGCTGGACGTCACCGAACCGGACGCCGTCCGGGCCTACTTCGAGGAGACGGCCGCCCGGGCCGGCCGCATCGACGTCCTGGTCAACAACGTGGGCGGCTCCCGGCCCGGCGGGGTGGCGGAGCTGAGCGAGGAGGACTGGGACGGTCAGCTGCGGACCAACCTGACCAGCGCCTTCCTCGCCTGCAAGCACGTCGTCCCGGTCATGCGGCGCGGCGGCGGAGGGGCGATCGTCAACACCGCCTCCTGCTCAGGACTGCGCTGGACCGGAGCCGCGCAGGTGGGCTACGCGGCGGCCAAGGCGGCGGTCATCCAGCTGTCCCGGGTCACCGCCGTGCAGTACGCGCCGGACGGCATCCGGGTGAACACCGTCGTGCCCGGTCAGCTGCACACCCCGATGGTCGAGGCCCGTCTCGCCGGGCAGCGCGCGGGCGGCGACGTCACCGGACTCCTCGCCGACCGCCAGGCCCGCATCCCGCTCGGCTTCATGGGGGACGGCCGCGACACGGCGTACGCCGCCCTCTTCCTGGCCTGCGACGAGGCGCGGTTCGTCACCGGCACCGAGATCGTCGTGGACGGTGGAATGACGGCCCGCTGTGACTGACTCCGCCCTCCACGGGCCGGTCGCCGCCGTTCCCTCGCCCGGCTGCCCGCCGCCGCACCCCGCACCTCGCGCGCCCGGGGTTCGCCTGCCGGAGGGGAGTTGTGACGCGCACTGTCATGTGTTCGGGCCGGCCGGGGTCTTTCCGTACGCGGCCGAGCGGACGTTCACGCCGCTCGACGCCCCCAAGGAGCAACTGTGCGCGCTCCATGCCCACTTGGGGCTCAGCCGGGCCGTGGTCGTGCAGTCGTCCTGCCATGGGCGCGATCACCGGGTGCTGCTGGACGCCCTCGCGGCGGGGGGCGGGCGGTTGCGCGGGGTGGCCCTGGTCGGGGAGGCGACGAGTCGGGCCGAGGTCGAGGAGTTGCACCGGGCGGGAGTACGGGGGTTTCGGCTCAACTTCCTTCCCCATCTGCGGACTCCGCCGACCCGCGCCGAGATCGACGCCGTGCTCGACCGGGTGACGGACCTCGGCTGGGTCGCCCAGCTGCATGTGCGGGGCGTGGACCTGCCCGCCGTGGAGGACCTCGTCCGTGCCCTGCCCGGCCGGGTGGTGGTCGACCACATCGGGCGGGTCGACCTCGACGCGGGGCGGGAGAGCCCGGCCGTGCGCAGCCTGCGGGAGCTGCTCGACACCGGTGACGTGTGGGTCAAGGTCAGCGGCGTCGACCGGGTCTCCCGGCAGGGGCCGCCGTACGCCGACGCCGTGGAACTCGCCGCGTCCCTCGTCGCGCACGCGCCCGAGCGGGTGGTGTGGGGGACCGACTATCCGCACGTCAACATCGTCGGCGAGGCCCCCGACGACGGCCTGCTCGTGGACCTTCTCGAGCGCATCGCCCCCGACCCCGCCCACCTGAGGCGGCTGATGGTCGACAACCCCGCCGAGCTCTTCGACTTCGGCCCCTCGGTCGACAGCTCCTGGAACAACGGCGTCTCTGACCTCTCTCCGCCAACTAGTGTCGGCAGAGATGGCAGATATTTCGATGACTCATCTCTTGAAGGCAAAAAGTGTCGACAGTAGTGTCCCGGATGCAATCGTCGTGAGGAGACGGCCATGCACCAACCGCCCCAGGGCGCCCTCGTCCGCCGCGGTGACGAGGCCTACGAAGAGGCCCGGCTGGACGCCGTCTGGAACGCGCGCAAGCCGCACCGCCACCCCGCGGTCGTCGTACGCGCCGAGAACGAGCAGGACGTCGTCGCCGCGGTCCGCCTCGCCCGCGCCGAGGGCCTGACCGTCGGCATCCGCTCCGGCGGCCACAGCTGGGTCGGCAACGGCGTGCGCGACGGCGGCATGCTCCTCGACCTCTCCCTGTTGCAGGACATCTCCGTCGACCCCCTGGCCGGCACCGCGAGCGTGCAGCCCGCCGCCAAGGGCCCGGCCCTCCTCCAAGCCCTCGCCCCCTACGGCCTGTTCTTCCCCACCGGCCACGCTCCCACCGTCGGTCTCGGCGGCTTTCTTCTCGGCGGCGGCTACGGCTGGGACTCACGCCACCTCGGCCCCGCCTGTCTGAGCATCGAGGCCGTCGACGTCGTCCTCGCCGACGGCACCCTGGTGCACGCCACCGACGCCACCCACCCCGCACTGCTGTGGGCGGCCCGCGGCAGCGGCCCCGGCTTCTTCGGCGTCGTCACCCGCTTCCACCTCGCCCTGCACGACGCCCCCGAGCGCATCCTGCGCACCGTCCACACCTACCCCCTGGCCCTGCGCGACGAGGTGCTGGCCTGGACGTACGACACGCTCGAACTGCTGCCGCCGGAAGTCGAGTTCTCGGCGAAGGTCGGGTGGGGGTCCGGGGGCCTGCCCCCGGAACAGCACGGCACGCCCGGACTGGACCGGCCGACCGTCTCCGTCACGGCCACCGCCTTCGCCCACGGCGACGCCGACCCGCTCGCCGCGCTGGAGGACGCGCCCTTCCGCGGGCACGCCCTGCGCGCGCTCGTCGGCGCCCCGACGACCATGGCGGAGCTCTACGACCACGCGGACCGGATGAACCCGGCCGGGCTGCGCTGGGCCCTCGACGGGATCTGGACCGACGGCCCGGTGGACGAGATCCTGGCCGCCGCCCGCCCCCTGCTCGACTCGCTGCCGGGCGCCCCCAGCCATGTCCTGTGGATGCTGTGGGGCGGCTTCCCGGAGCGCGCCGACGCCTGCTGGTCCAGCCAGGCCAAGCTCTACCTCTCGCCCAACGCGGGCTGGACCGACCCGGCCGAGGACCTCGTCCACGAACAGTGGGCGCACGGCGAACTCGCGGCGATCCAGCACCTGTCGAAGGGGCTGCAGTTCTCCGACAACAACCTCGCCGACCGCCCCGACCACGGACTCCGCCCGGAGCACGCCACCCGCCTGGAGGAGATCCGGGCCGTCTACGACCCCGACGGTCTGTTCCACACGTACATGACGCCCCGGGAGTCCACCACCGCCTACGCGGCAGCGGCCCGGACGGCGGCGGCAGCGGCCCGGACGCGCTGACGGCACCGCACAGCTTCGCTGCCTCGCCTTGCCCCGCAACGCCTCAGCCCTTGCCTCGCCCTAGCCCCGCCCCGCCTCAGCCCTGCCCCGCCCTAGCCCTGCCCCGCCTCAGCCCCGCCTCGCCTTCGTCCCGCACCGTCCTCGTCCCGCACGCCCCGTCCGACCGCAAGGAGAGCCGTTTCATGGACACCTCGAGAATCGCGCGGCGGCGTGCCGTCCTCGCGCTCAGCGCCTGCGTCGTCGTCCTGTCCCTGACCACCACCGCCTGCGGCGGCGACTCGGCCGCAGACGCCACGAGCGCCGACGGGAAGGCGAAGATCACGGTCCTGCGCTCCAACGGCGCGATCTTCGAGCCGCTCTACATAGCCGAGCAGCAGGGCTACTTCGAGGCCGCCGGCCTGGACGTCACCATCAAGGCCGGCGCGCAGGACACCTCGCAGAACGCGCCGTCCGTCCTCAACGGCGAGGCCCAGTTCGCGATGACGGACAGCTCCGGCTTCCTCAAGGGCGCCGCCCAGGACATGCCGATCCGGATCGTCACCGGTCTGCAGTCCGCCACGACGAGGACCGCGCCCACCGACGGTCTCCTGGTGAAGGAGAAGAGCGAGATCACGTCGTTCGCGGACCTGGAGGGCAGGACCGTCGGCATCTCGGCGCTCGGCGGCACCATCCAGTTCATCTGCGAGTACCTCGTCCAGAAGGCCGGCGGCGACCCCTCGAAGGTCAAGTTCGTCGCCCTGCCCACCACCTCGCTGACCGACGCCGCCACCTCCGGCAAGACGGACGCGATCTTCTCCTTCGGCCCGTTCTACGCGGCGGCCCAGGAGAGCGGGCTGCGCACCGTCGGCAACGGCATGAACGACCTGCCCGGAATGGTCCAGGGCGTGCTGTTCTCCAGCCAGAAGTACCTCGCGGCGAACGGCGACACCGCGAAGAAGTTCATCGACGCCGTCGCCCAGGCCATCGCCTACGCCAACGCCCACCCCGCGGCCGTCAAGGCGATCGACAAGAAGTACACCCAGGCGCCGGCCGCCTACATCGACGCACACGACATCAACTACTACGACAAGAACCTCGACACCACCGTGATGCGCACCGTCATCGAGAAGATGCACGAGTTCGACCTGCTCGACAAAGAGCCCGCGGACGACGCCGTCTACTGGGACGAGGCGCCGACCGTCACCGGTGCGGAGTAGCCCGGTGGTGCGGGTCCGGCTTCTCCAACTCGGCGCGCTGGCCGCCGTACTGGCCCTCTGGGCGCTTGT
This window of the Streptomyces sp. NBC_01275 genome carries:
- a CDS encoding SDR family NAD(P)-dependent oxidoreductase; its protein translation is MLRDTPEPHPDPHPRPHSDPRPGRLAGKVAVIGGAGSVGPGWGNGRAAAVLFAREGAAVYLTDRDKDALEVTAEQVRAEGGAVRTDLLDVTEPDAVRAYFEETAARAGRIDVLVNNVGGSRPGGVAELSEEDWDGQLRTNLTSAFLACKHVVPVMRRGGGGAIVNTASCSGLRWTGAAQVGYAAAKAAVIQLSRVTAVQYAPDGIRVNTVVPGQLHTPMVEARLAGQRAGGDVTGLLADRQARIPLGFMGDGRDTAYAALFLACDEARFVTGTEIVVDGGMTARCD
- a CDS encoding amidohydrolase, which gives rise to MTDSALHGPVAAVPSPGCPPPHPAPRAPGVRLPEGSCDAHCHVFGPAGVFPYAAERTFTPLDAPKEQLCALHAHLGLSRAVVVQSSCHGRDHRVLLDALAAGGGRLRGVALVGEATSRAEVEELHRAGVRGFRLNFLPHLRTPPTRAEIDAVLDRVTDLGWVAQLHVRGVDLPAVEDLVRALPGRVVVDHIGRVDLDAGRESPAVRSLRELLDTGDVWVKVSGVDRVSRQGPPYADAVELAASLVAHAPERVVWGTDYPHVNIVGEAPDDGLLVDLLERIAPDPAHLRRLMVDNPAELFDFGPSVDSSWNNGVSDLSPPTSVGRDGRYFDDSSLEGKKCRQ
- a CDS encoding FAD-binding oxidoreductase, producing the protein MHQPPQGALVRRGDEAYEEARLDAVWNARKPHRHPAVVVRAENEQDVVAAVRLARAEGLTVGIRSGGHSWVGNGVRDGGMLLDLSLLQDISVDPLAGTASVQPAAKGPALLQALAPYGLFFPTGHAPTVGLGGFLLGGGYGWDSRHLGPACLSIEAVDVVLADGTLVHATDATHPALLWAARGSGPGFFGVVTRFHLALHDAPERILRTVHTYPLALRDEVLAWTYDTLELLPPEVEFSAKVGWGSGGLPPEQHGTPGLDRPTVSVTATAFAHGDADPLAALEDAPFRGHALRALVGAPTTMAELYDHADRMNPAGLRWALDGIWTDGPVDEILAAARPLLDSLPGAPSHVLWMLWGGFPERADACWSSQAKLYLSPNAGWTDPAEDLVHEQWAHGELAAIQHLSKGLQFSDNNLADRPDHGLRPEHATRLEEIRAVYDPDGLFHTYMTPRESTTAYAAAARTAAAAARTR
- a CDS encoding ABC transporter substrate-binding protein → MDTSRIARRRAVLALSACVVVLSLTTTACGGDSAADATSADGKAKITVLRSNGAIFEPLYIAEQQGYFEAAGLDVTIKAGAQDTSQNAPSVLNGEAQFAMTDSSGFLKGAAQDMPIRIVTGLQSATTRTAPTDGLLVKEKSEITSFADLEGRTVGISALGGTIQFICEYLVQKAGGDPSKVKFVALPTTSLTDAATSGKTDAIFSFGPFYAAAQESGLRTVGNGMNDLPGMVQGVLFSSQKYLAANGDTAKKFIDAVAQAIAYANAHPAAVKAIDKKYTQAPAAYIDAHDINYYDKNLDTTVMRTVIEKMHEFDLLDKEPADDAVYWDEAPTVTGAE